In Corylus avellana chromosome ca2, CavTom2PMs-1.0, the following proteins share a genomic window:
- the LOC132172617 gene encoding transcription factor MYB61: MGRHSCCYKQKLRKGLWSPEEDEKLLRHITKYGHGCWSSVPKQAGLQRCGKSCRLRWINYLRPDLKRGTFSQEEEDLIIELHAVLGNRWSQIAAQLPGRTDNEIKNLWNSCLKKKLRQRGIDPVTHKPLSEVENGEDKDTEAKSRDKMSVVSNELNLLKAESSMQEEALLEQRPSPIAPHGYPLEVQGSSSSRTTNSRSINNNLMTSTVPNNDFLQDRFVTSHQESSTNNCQPSDLVGHFPLQQLSYASNSTNSNPAQWFTQSGKSFDMNSEFAISSILSPTNTSLLPTSIGYKPSLTFPSDNNVSMSSFTVNGSRYWEGSATATANINSNSSSGSSSSAELQSSSSLLENSMFSWRLADCGTSDTETQIHLTESQPEDIKWAEYFSQPLLMAAALQNQTPQCLYNEIKSETHLVTDSSSAVWPHNKQQGSLQANSDICGKDIQRLAAAFGHT, translated from the exons ATGGGGAGGCACTCTTGCTGTTACAAGCAGAAGCTAAGGAAAGGCCTGTGGTCACCTGAGGAGGACGAGAAGCTTCTGAGGCATATTACAAAATATGGTCATGGGTGTTGGAGCTCTGTTCCTAAGCAAGCTG GTCTGCAGAGGTGTGGGAAGAGCTGCAGATTGCGGTGGATCAACTACTTGAGGCCTGATTTGAAGAGAGGTACATTCTCACAGGAGGAAGAGGACCTTATAATCGAACTTCATGCGGTCCTCGGGAACAG GTGGTCTCAGATTGCAGCACAATTGCCTGGAAGAACcgacaatgaaataaaaaatctatGGAACTCTTGCTTAAAGAAGAAACTCAGGCAGAGAGGCATTGACCCCGTCACCCACAAACCACTTTCCGAAGTGGAGAATGGAGAGGATAAAGATACAGAAGCCAAAAGCCGAGACAAAATGTCGGTGGTATCCAATGAACTGAATCTCCTCAAGGCAGAAAGCTCAATGCAAGAGGAAGCTTTACTTGAGCAGAGGCCATCCCCAATTGCTCCACATGGCTACCCTTTGGAAGTCCAGGGTTCTTCCAGCTCCAGGACAACAAACAGCCGGAGCATCAATAACAATTTGATGACATCCACAGTACCCAACAATGACTTCCTCCAAGATAGATTTGTAACCTCCCACCAAGAAAGTTCCACAAACAACTGCCAGCCTTCAGATTTGGTGGGGCATTTTCCGCTTCAGCAATTGAGTTATGCATCAAATTCCACAAACTCCAACCCCGCGCAGTGGTTCACCCAAAGTGGGAAATCATTTGATATGAATTCTGAGTTTGCAATATCTAGCATTCTATCACCTACAAACACTTCATTGCTACCGACCTCTATTGGTTACAAGCCTTCACTTACTTTCCCCTCCGATAATAATGTATCCATGAGCTCCTTCACAGTCAACGGATCCCGCTACTGGGAAGGCAGCGCCACCGCCACCGCCAACATTAACAGCAATAGCAGCAGCGGAAGCAGCAGCAGCGCTGAGTTGCAGAGCAGCAGCTCCTTGCTGGAGAACAGCATGTTTTCATGGAGATTGGCGGATTGTGGGACATCAGATACGGAGACCCAAATCCATCTGACGGAAAGCCAACCCGAAGACATCAAGTGGGCTGAATATTTTAGTCAACCATTATTGATGGCGGCTGCTTTACAAAATCAAACTCCACAGTGCTTATACAATGAGATAAAATCAGAAACACATTTGGTGACCGACAGTTCAAGTGCTGTGTGGCCTCATAACAAGCAGCAAGGATCTTTACAGGCTAATTCTGATATATGTGGTAAGGATATCCAAAGACTTGCGGCGGCCTTTGGGCATACTTAG